One segment of Solanum stenotomum isolate F172 chromosome 1, ASM1918654v1, whole genome shotgun sequence DNA contains the following:
- the LOC125855497 gene encoding zinc finger BED domain-containing protein RICESLEEPER 1-like, whose protein sequence is MGSVAHVDDDIKELARDVHTLARLGVRLVDSDKGGVMVRNSSESSFVSDVKAKQCLDPFLVDLKEVFQECCEDENLVKKSLCLDVPTRWNSTYMMLSRVIEYESAIVEYADRDIGLALHLKFVDIVDETPTDHVLAKMEENMKEKFDKYWGDTEKMNKIFFIPCVLDAHHKFNTLGFALKKMFGKKGVAIEIGVQKYMESLFNEYAKPNSNDKSGQLSSTEVDTSYVSIGEFGNIFEELNKHKSENGGASSKSELVKYLEEDTETGKLDFDVLLWWKVNSPRFPSLSEMARDVCYSYFKCGV, encoded by the exons atgggtagtgttgctcatgtgGATGATGATATAAAAGAGTTGGCACGAGATGTGCATACATTAGCCCGATTGGGTGTTCGATTAGTAGACTCCgacaagggtggtgtcatggttcGTAACAGTTCTGAATCATCTTTTGTAAGTGATGTGAAAGCTAAACAATGTCTAGATCCGTTTTTGGTAGACTTGAAAGAAGTG TTTCAAGAATgttgtgaagatgaaaatcttgTTAAAAAGTCTTTATGCTTGGATGTTCCTACAAGGTGGAATTCCACCTACATGATGTTGAGCAGGGTTATTGAATATGAAAGTGCAATTGTAGAGTACGCCGATCGTGATATTGGCTTGGCACTACATCTTAAGTTTGTTGACATTGTGGATGAAACTCCTACAG ATCATGTTTTGGCtaaaatggaagaaaatatGAAGGagaaatttgacaaatattGGGGTGATACTGAAAAAATGAATAAGATATTTTTCATACCATGTGTTTTGGATGCTCATCACAAATTTAACACTCTTGGCTTTGCACTTAAGAAGATGTTCGGAAAAAAAGGGGTTGCTATAGAAATTGGTGTGCAAAAGTACATGGAATCTTTGTTTAATGAGTATGCAAAGCCTAATTCAAATGATAAAAGTGGCCAACTTTCTTCAACTGAGGTGGACACTTCTTATGTATCgataggagaatttgggaacaTTTTCGAGGAATTAAATAAACACAAATCTGAAAATGGAGGAGCAAGTTCAAAGTCAGAATTAGTTAAATATCTTGAAGAAGATACTGAAACTGGaaaattagattttgatgtaTTGCTTTGGTGGAAAGTTAACTCACCTAGATTTCCATCTCTTTCTGAAATGGCTCGAGATGTGTGCTATTCCTATTTCAAGTGTGGCGTCTGA